Proteins encoded together in one Prevotella scopos JCM 17725 window:
- the glpC gene encoding anaerobic glycerol-3-phosphate dehydrogenase subunit GlpC: MPEGIQLKNISGNNLEQCLKCSICTAYCPVSAVEPNYPGPKHSGPDLERYRLKDNNFFNDALKMCLNCKRCEVACPSGVRIADIIQASRIKYSTHGPILRDRMLANTDFVGTMANLVAPIVNTTLGLKPVKAVLHTVMGVDKHRSFPAYSSQKFETWFKRNAAKQQDNYKKHVSYFHGCYVNYNFPQLGKDLVKIMNAVGYGVHLLEKEKCCGVALIANGLSGQARRQGEVNIKSIRQAAKENRVVLTTSSTCTFTMRDEYEHLLDIKVDDVKENITLATRFLYRLIESDDIKLAFRKDFKMHAAYHTACHMEKMGWVIYSTELLKMIPGLQLTMLDSQCCGIAGTYGFKKENYERSQQIGAGVFKQIKEVNPDYVTTDCETCKWQIEMSTGYDVKNPISILAEALDVEETRKLNGIE, translated from the coding sequence ATGCCAGAAGGAATACAACTAAAAAATATCAGCGGTAATAACTTGGAACAATGCCTTAAGTGTTCCATCTGTACGGCTTACTGCCCAGTGTCTGCTGTGGAGCCAAACTATCCTGGTCCGAAACATTCAGGACCTGACTTGGAACGTTACCGACTAAAGGATAATAATTTCTTTAATGATGCGTTAAAAATGTGTCTGAACTGTAAACGTTGCGAAGTAGCCTGCCCTTCTGGTGTTCGCATTGCTGACATCATTCAGGCTTCACGTATCAAATACAGCACACATGGCCCTATTCTGCGTGACAGAATGTTGGCAAATACTGACTTTGTGGGAACGATGGCAAACCTCGTTGCACCAATTGTGAATACCACCTTAGGCTTGAAACCTGTCAAGGCTGTACTCCACACCGTGATGGGAGTTGACAAACATCGTAGTTTCCCAGCCTATAGCAGTCAGAAGTTTGAGACTTGGTTTAAGCGCAATGCTGCAAAACAGCAAGACAACTATAAGAAACACGTAAGCTATTTCCACGGCTGTTACGTCAACTACAATTTCCCACAGTTGGGCAAAGACCTCGTAAAGATCATGAATGCGGTTGGTTATGGTGTCCATTTGTTAGAGAAAGAGAAGTGTTGTGGTGTGGCATTGATTGCAAACGGACTCAGCGGTCAGGCGCGCCGTCAGGGAGAAGTGAACATCAAATCCATCCGCCAAGCTGCAAAAGAAAACCGAGTTGTCCTCACAACCAGTTCTACTTGCACCTTTACGATGCGTGACGAATACGAACATCTATTAGATATAAAGGTCGATGATGTAAAAGAAAACATCACTCTTGCCACCCGCTTCCTCTATCGCCTGATAGAAAGTGACGATATAAAACTTGCCTTCCGCAAGGATTTCAAGATGCACGCAGCCTACCATACGGCCTGCCACATGGAAAAGATGGGTTGGGTTATCTATAGTACAGAACTGCTTAAAATGATTCCAGGACTACAACTTACGATGCTCGACTCACAATGTTGCGGTATTGCCGGCACCTATGGATTCAAGAAAGAGAACTATGAACGCTCGCAACAGATTGGTGCTGGCGTCTTCAAACAGATAAAAGAAGTAAACCCAGACTACGTCACAACAGACTGTGAAACCTGCAAATGGCAGATAGAAATGTCAACTGGATATGATGTAAAGAACCCTATCTCAATCCTTGCCGAAGCCTTAGATGTTGAGGAAACAAGAAAGTTAAACGGCATAGAATAG
- a CDS encoding hydrogen peroxide-inducible genes activator gives MTLQQLEYVMAVYRHKQFAKAADECNVTQPTLSSMIQKLEDELSVKIFDRKRQPIQPTQAGMKLIEQAWKVLARAKKLKQTIDEERHALTGTFEVGVLPTIAPYLIPRFFPQLMNEHPEMDVRITEMKTEDMRRALRRGDIDAGILARVDGLEEMECTPLFREQFFAYVAESDPLFEKEFIRPADLSGEFLWLLDEGHCFRDQLVKFCQLKSATLSKKSYNLGSIETFMRIVEKGKGVTFIPQLALSQLTKEQHRLVRPFAHPVPTREIIMMTSPNFIRHTLRNMLIEKVKESLPDNIQI, from the coding sequence ATGACCCTACAACAATTAGAATATGTAATGGCAGTCTATCGGCATAAACAATTTGCGAAAGCAGCCGATGAATGTAATGTCACACAGCCAACGCTTAGTTCGATGATTCAGAAGTTGGAAGATGAATTAAGTGTGAAAATATTTGATCGTAAACGTCAGCCGATACAGCCTACACAAGCGGGAATGAAGCTGATAGAACAGGCTTGGAAGGTACTTGCTCGTGCAAAGAAACTTAAACAAACGATTGACGAGGAGCGTCATGCACTTACGGGAACATTTGAAGTAGGAGTATTACCGACCATCGCACCTTACCTTATTCCTCGTTTTTTCCCTCAGTTGATGAACGAACACCCAGAGATGGATGTGCGAATTACGGAGATGAAAACTGAAGATATGCGCAGAGCACTTCGTCGGGGTGACATTGATGCAGGAATCTTGGCACGTGTTGATGGATTAGAGGAGATGGAGTGTACACCGCTCTTTCGTGAACAATTCTTTGCTTATGTAGCCGAGAGCGACCCATTGTTCGAAAAAGAGTTTATTCGTCCTGCTGACCTGTCGGGAGAGTTCTTGTGGTTGTTGGATGAAGGGCATTGCTTTCGTGATCAGTTGGTTAAGTTCTGCCAACTGAAGTCAGCTACCTTGAGCAAGAAGAGCTATAACTTAGGAAGCATAGAGACCTTTATGCGTATCGTAGAGAAGGGTAAGGGTGTAACCTTTATTCCACAGCTTGCCCTCTCACAGCTCACGAAAGAGCAGCATCGCCTTGTGCGTCCTTTCGCTCATCCTGTGCCTACACGTGAAATCATTATGATGACCTCGCCCAACTTTATTCGTCATACATTGCGCAACATGCTTATAGAGAAGGTTAAAGAATCCTTACCTGATAATATCCAGATTTAA
- the ahpC gene encoding alkyl hydroperoxide reductase subunit C — MEPIINAHAPEFTVQAFQDGQFKTVSSKDIEGKWALFFFYPADFTFVCPTELEDLADKYEQLKGLGVEVFSVSTDTHFVHKAWHDASDRIKKIKYTMLADPTGVLSRGFGVYKEDEGLAYRGTFLVNPEGLVKIAEIQDNSIGRNADELVRKVEAALFVASHEGEVCPAKWKQGGETLKPSIDLVGKL; from the coding sequence ATGGAACCAATTATTAATGCACACGCACCAGAGTTTACCGTTCAGGCTTTCCAGGACGGACAGTTTAAGACCGTTTCAAGCAAGGATATCGAGGGCAAATGGGCACTCTTCTTCTTCTATCCAGCTGACTTCACTTTCGTTTGTCCTACAGAGTTGGAGGATTTGGCTGACAAGTACGAGCAGCTCAAGGGTCTTGGTGTAGAGGTTTTCTCAGTAAGTACTGATACTCACTTCGTACACAAGGCATGGCACGATGCTTCTGATAGAATCAAGAAGATTAAGTACACTATGCTCGCTGACCCAACTGGCGTATTGAGCCGTGGCTTCGGTGTATATAAAGAGGACGAGGGTTTGGCTTACCGTGGTACATTCCTCGTAAATCCAGAGGGTCTCGTTAAGATTGCTGAGATTCAGGATAACAGCATCGGTCGTAACGCTGATGAGCTCGTTCGTAAGGTTGAGGCTGCTTTATTCGTTGCTTCTCACGAGGGTGAGGTTTGTCCAGCTAAGTGGAAGCAGGGTGGCGAAACATTGAAGCCAAGCATTGACCTCGTAGGTAAGCTCTAA
- the ahpF gene encoding alkyl hydroperoxide reductase subunit F: MLDSNILEQVKGVFASLSSDITLSVTRNSNDENSAEFSSFLEDFASTSDKIKTVYKEGEQFSFSILRNGEETGISFRGIPNGHEFTSLLLAVLNTDGQGKNLPDEAIATRIKSLKGEIRLQTYVSLTCTNCPDVVQALNVMALINPNISNEMVDGGLCQDEIQRLNIQGVPSVYVNGEPLHTGRGDLGILLQELEDKVGTDHDESAVQTVREYDVIVLGGGPAGASAAIYSARKGLRVAIVAERIGGQVNDTTGIENLISVTKTTGTQLAADLRTHINDYSIDVFDNRKVVSTNLKEAVKTVSVRGGETFTAPAVVIATGASWRRLGLPDEDKYIGHGEHFCPHCDGPFYKGKDVAVIGGGNSGIEAAIDLAGICRHVTVLEFADAMRADEVLQQKVASLPNVEVFLSTQTTALLGDGQKLSGIKVKDRTNDEEREIALDGVFVQIGLSPNSDAFKDQVEVTPRSEIIVDATNRTSLSGVYAAGDVTTVPYKQITIAMGEGAKAALSAFDDRIRGVI; this comes from the coding sequence ATGTTAGATTCAAATATACTCGAACAGGTGAAGGGCGTCTTTGCTTCGCTCTCATCTGATATAACACTTAGCGTTACACGCAATAGTAACGACGAAAACTCAGCAGAGTTCTCTTCCTTCCTCGAGGATTTCGCCTCTACTTCTGACAAGATTAAGACAGTTTATAAGGAGGGAGAACAGTTCTCATTCAGTATCCTTCGCAATGGTGAAGAGACTGGTATCAGCTTCCGTGGCATACCAAATGGACACGAGTTTACCTCCCTGCTCCTCGCTGTCCTCAATACTGACGGACAGGGTAAGAACCTTCCTGACGAGGCGATTGCTACACGTATCAAGTCATTGAAGGGTGAAATACGCCTTCAAACTTACGTATCTCTCACCTGTACGAACTGTCCTGACGTTGTTCAGGCACTCAACGTGATGGCGCTCATTAACCCAAATATCAGCAATGAGATGGTTGATGGAGGTCTTTGTCAGGACGAGATACAACGTTTGAACATACAGGGCGTACCTTCTGTATATGTCAATGGGGAACCATTGCACACGGGTCGTGGCGATCTTGGAATCCTTTTGCAGGAGTTAGAGGACAAGGTAGGCACCGACCATGATGAAAGTGCAGTGCAAACAGTACGTGAATATGATGTTATCGTACTCGGTGGTGGTCCTGCTGGAGCATCTGCTGCTATCTACTCTGCCCGCAAAGGCTTGCGCGTAGCTATCGTTGCAGAACGCATAGGAGGACAGGTAAACGACACAACAGGTATCGAGAATCTCATCTCTGTTACCAAAACGACAGGTACACAGCTTGCTGCCGACCTCCGTACTCATATCAATGACTATTCTATTGACGTGTTCGACAACCGAAAAGTGGTTTCAACCAACTTGAAAGAGGCTGTAAAGACCGTTTCAGTACGTGGTGGTGAAACCTTCACCGCACCTGCTGTCGTGATTGCAACAGGTGCAAGCTGGCGCCGTTTGGGTCTGCCAGATGAGGATAAATACATCGGTCATGGTGAACATTTCTGCCCTCATTGCGATGGTCCTTTCTATAAAGGTAAGGATGTAGCAGTCATCGGTGGTGGTAACTCTGGTATCGAAGCAGCCATTGACTTGGCTGGTATCTGCCGCCACGTAACTGTTCTTGAGTTTGCTGATGCTATGCGTGCCGATGAGGTTCTACAGCAGAAAGTAGCCAGTCTGCCTAATGTTGAGGTGTTCCTTTCTACCCAGACAACAGCCCTCTTGGGTGATGGTCAGAAGCTATCGGGTATCAAAGTAAAGGACCGTACCAATGACGAAGAGCGCGAAATAGCTTTAGATGGTGTCTTTGTTCAGATTGGCTTGTCGCCAAACAGCGATGCTTTCAAGGATCAAGTGGAGGTTACTCCACGTAGTGAGATTATCGTTGACGCAACCAATCGTACAAGTCTGAGTGGCGTATATGCTGCTGGTGACGTTACAACGGTGCCTTACAAACAGATTACAATCGCTATGGGAGAAGGTGCTAAGGCTGCCCTTTCAGCCTTTGACGACCGTATCCGTGGCGTGATATAA
- a CDS encoding helix-turn-helix transcriptional regulator: MKNSIRVERAIKRMTQAQLAELIGVSRQTIVAIESEKYVPSTVLSLKIARVFDKRVDDIFELEEGD, encoded by the coding sequence ATGAAGAATAGTATAAGAGTAGAGCGGGCAATCAAACGCATGACTCAGGCGCAATTAGCAGAACTTATTGGGGTGTCCCGTCAGACGATTGTCGCTATCGAAAGCGAGAAGTATGTTCCCTCAACAGTTCTCAGTTTGAAGATTGCACGTGTTTTCGATAAGCGTGTAGATGATATTTTTGAACTTGAAGAAGGCGATTAA
- a CDS encoding heavy metal translocating P-type ATPase produces the protein MKKKLLRIILTAVLLAGAWLVEHFTALPMWQVLLVYLVPYLVISYDVLGEAVEGIMEGDPFDENFLMSIATIGALLIGFLPNAEPQFIEGVFVMLFFQLGELFEHYAEDKARDSISELMDIRPDVANVERNGTVESVSPEDVKLGETVIVKPGEKIPLDGRVLEGSSSLNTVALTGESMPRDVSAGMEVISGCVNLSGVLKVQVEKPYSESTAAKIIQLVEEAGDNKSRSESFIRRFARVYTPIVVIAALALAVIPPFFYDSYAPAFGVWLYRALTFLVVSCPCALVISIPLTFFAGIGGASHKGILIKGGNYMDALSKLSTVVFDKTGTLTRGTFDVEAIHPEKLSEHELLHLAAHVERYSTHPIALALRMAYTDEKDNCTVEDIQETAGQGITATVNNQKVSVGNSRLMATLGITIPTCKRCTSHAGTIVHVAIDGEYAGHIVISDQLKADAVKAIESLKQLGVSKTVMLSGDKREVVEQIAEQTKVTEYHAELLPADKVSHVERLIKEKNTGETIAFVGDGINDAPVLARADVGIAMGALGSDAAIEAADVVLMDDKPSKIALAIELSCRTIFIAKENAWFAIGIKVAVLLLATFGMASMGLAVFADVGVMVLAVLNAMRAR, from the coding sequence ATGAAAAAGAAACTCTTAAGAATCATTCTTACGGCTGTACTCCTCGCTGGAGCATGGTTAGTAGAGCATTTCACAGCACTTCCAATGTGGCAGGTACTGCTTGTTTATTTGGTTCCTTATCTGGTTATCAGTTATGATGTATTAGGTGAAGCAGTTGAGGGAATCATGGAAGGCGATCCTTTTGACGAGAATTTCCTGATGAGTATTGCGACTATCGGAGCATTACTCATCGGTTTCCTTCCTAATGCCGAACCTCAGTTTATTGAGGGAGTCTTCGTGATGTTGTTCTTCCAGTTGGGCGAACTCTTTGAGCATTATGCGGAAGATAAGGCGCGCGACTCCATCTCTGAGCTGATGGATATCCGTCCTGATGTTGCTAACGTAGAGCGAAATGGAACGGTAGAGAGTGTTAGTCCTGAGGATGTTAAGCTTGGTGAGACTGTGATTGTTAAGCCGGGAGAGAAGATACCATTAGATGGAAGGGTGCTTGAGGGCAGTTCCAGTCTTAATACCGTAGCTCTTACGGGTGAGAGTATGCCACGTGATGTAAGTGCGGGTATGGAGGTTATCTCTGGTTGTGTCAATCTTTCGGGGGTGTTGAAGGTGCAAGTTGAAAAGCCATATAGCGAGTCAACCGCCGCAAAGATTATCCAACTCGTTGAGGAGGCAGGTGATAACAAGTCACGCAGTGAGTCTTTCATTCGCCGTTTTGCACGTGTCTATACGCCTATCGTGGTGATTGCTGCCCTTGCTTTGGCTGTTATTCCTCCGTTCTTCTATGATAGTTACGCACCAGCCTTTGGTGTTTGGCTCTATCGTGCATTGACCTTCTTGGTTGTAAGTTGCCCATGTGCTTTGGTTATCTCTATTCCACTTACCTTCTTTGCAGGAATCGGTGGAGCTTCTCATAAGGGAATCCTCATTAAGGGTGGTAACTATATGGATGCTTTGTCAAAGCTCTCTACGGTGGTATTCGATAAGACAGGAACATTGACACGTGGAACTTTTGATGTTGAGGCTATCCACCCAGAGAAACTCTCTGAGCATGAATTACTTCATTTAGCAGCCCATGTTGAACGTTATTCTACCCATCCAATTGCCCTTGCCCTCCGTATGGCATATACAGATGAAAAGGATAATTGTACAGTTGAAGATATACAAGAAACAGCGGGACAGGGTATTACGGCTACTGTTAATAATCAGAAAGTAAGTGTTGGTAATAGCCGTTTAATGGCAACACTTGGTATTACAATCCCTACTTGTAAACGTTGTACGAGCCATGCGGGTACGATAGTTCATGTTGCGATTGATGGTGAATATGCAGGTCATATCGTTATTTCTGACCAGTTGAAGGCTGATGCTGTGAAGGCAATAGAGTCTCTGAAGCAGTTGGGGGTTAGCAAGACTGTGATGCTGAGCGGCGACAAGAGGGAAGTTGTTGAGCAAATTGCGGAGCAGACAAAGGTGACGGAATACCACGCCGAACTGCTCCCTGCTGACAAGGTAAGCCATGTTGAACGTCTCATTAAGGAGAAGAATACAGGTGAAACAATTGCCTTTGTTGGTGATGGTATCAATGATGCACCAGTGTTGGCACGTGCTGATGTGGGTATTGCTATGGGTGCTTTGGGCAGTGATGCAGCTATCGAGGCAGCCGATGTCGTATTGATGGACGATAAACCTTCAAAGATTGCACTTGCCATAGAACTCTCATGCCGTACTATTTTCATAGCAAAAGAGAATGCATGGTTCGCCATCGGTATTAAGGTAGCAGTCCTTCTTCTTGCCACCTTTGGAATGGCAAGTATGGGATTAGCCGTCTTTGCTGATGTTGGTGTGATGGTTCTTGCAGTTCTCAATGCGATGCGAGCAAGGTAA
- a CDS encoding DUF3791 domain-containing protein: MADQYKIPYLNAVIRMFGSRFDLTIQQAFRYLYNFKGIRFLLEYYDVEHTLSIEDTVDDLIKVCQKNGGELA, encoded by the coding sequence ATGGCTGATCAATACAAAATACCCTATTTGAACGCTGTTATCAGAATGTTTGGTAGTCGCTTTGACTTGACCATACAGCAAGCTTTCCGCTATCTTTATAACTTTAAAGGAATACGATTTCTTTTAGAGTATTACGACGTGGAACATACTTTGTCTATAGAAGATACGGTAGATGATCTTATTAAAGTCTGTCAAAAGAATGGAGGAGAACTGGCATGA
- the dusB gene encoding tRNA dihydrouridine synthase DusB has product MKIGTIDLGERPLFLAPMEDVTDIGFRKMCKRFGAAMVYTEFVSADAVIRSIKSTLSKLVIDDSERPVGIQIYGRDVASMVEAAKIVEQVKPDVIDINFGCPVKKVANKGAGSGMLKNIPLLLDITREVVKAVNTPVTVKTRLGWDNDNLVITDLAEQLQDCGIKALTIHGRTRAQMYTGEADWTLIGEVKNNPRIHIPIIGNGDVTSIEEANEKFDRYGVDAVMIGRATFGCPWLFNQGEKQLTIDDKIDILEEMLRINVERIDEHRGILHTRRHLAASPIFKGIPDFKKTRIAMLRTTKMDELMAILEDCRERLRE; this is encoded by the coding sequence ATGAAAATAGGAACAATAGATTTGGGGGAACGCCCACTATTCTTGGCTCCAATGGAAGATGTAACGGATATTGGCTTCCGAAAGATGTGCAAACGCTTTGGTGCAGCCATGGTATATACGGAATTTGTGTCAGCTGATGCCGTCATCCGTAGTATCAAATCGACACTTTCAAAATTAGTCATTGACGATAGTGAGCGTCCTGTAGGAATACAGATATATGGTAGGGATGTAGCTTCAATGGTTGAAGCGGCTAAGATTGTAGAACAGGTAAAACCCGATGTGATTGATATTAACTTTGGTTGTCCGGTAAAGAAGGTGGCAAACAAGGGTGCAGGCTCTGGTATGTTAAAGAACATCCCACTGCTACTTGACATCACAAGAGAGGTAGTGAAGGCTGTCAACACACCCGTCACAGTGAAGACCCGATTAGGTTGGGACAACGACAACTTGGTTATTACCGACCTTGCAGAGCAGTTGCAAGACTGTGGTATAAAGGCCTTGACGATTCATGGACGTACCCGCGCACAGATGTACACAGGCGAAGCTGACTGGACATTGATTGGTGAGGTGAAGAACAATCCACGTATTCATATCCCCATCATCGGCAATGGTGACGTGACAAGTATTGAGGAAGCGAATGAGAAGTTCGACCGTTACGGCGTTGATGCAGTAATGATTGGTCGTGCAACCTTTGGTTGTCCATGGCTCTTCAATCAAGGTGAGAAGCAGTTGACTATCGATGATAAGATTGACATTCTTGAAGAGATGCTACGCATTAATGTGGAGCGTATCGACGAACATCGTGGTATCTTGCATACACGTCGACATCTAGCTGCATCGCCTATCTTCAAAGGAATCCCTGATTTTAAGAAGACACGCATCGCCATGTTGCGTACAACAAAGATGGATGAGTTGATGGCTATCCTTGAAGATTGCAGAGAAAGACTAAGGGAATGA
- a CDS encoding UDP-N-acetylmuramoyl-tripeptide--D-alanyl-D-alanine ligase — MDIQEIYKIYQAHPVVTTDSRNCPEGSIFVALKGASFDGNKFAEAALGKGCSYAIIDEKEYAKVGDERYILVEDALVTYKELAREHRRQFSIPVIGITGTNGKTTSKELISAVLAEKFNVHHTEANYNNDVGVPRTLLGIRPEHEIAVIEMGASHPGDIEKLVTYVEPTCGLITNVGRAHLQGFGSFEGVKRTKGELYDYLKAHDSLLFLNESNPDLTEMAEQREFDRIITYGQDDTADVQGNVVSCAPCLKFEWQSSSLNTPHPSPTTYEVQTHLIGSYNLDNMLAAIAIGLHFGVTPQQINYALENYVPHNNRSQLTETAHNKLIVDAYNANPSSMAAAIENFQLMEVENKMAILGDMRELGDASAEEHQKVVDLLKTTDIRNVWLVGEEFEKTKTDFRKFHDIDGVKAEIALHRPENHYILIKGSNGIKLFELPALL, encoded by the coding sequence ATGGATATACAGGAGATTTACAAGATTTACCAAGCGCATCCCGTCGTGACTACGGATAGTCGGAATTGTCCTGAAGGAAGTATCTTCGTGGCATTGAAGGGAGCCTCATTTGATGGTAATAAGTTTGCTGAAGCAGCTTTGGGAAAGGGTTGTAGCTATGCAATCATTGACGAAAAGGAATATGCAAAGGTAGGCGACGAGCGTTATATTCTCGTTGAGGATGCCCTTGTTACTTATAAGGAATTGGCACGCGAGCATCGTCGTCAGTTCTCAATCCCTGTGATTGGTATTACAGGAACAAACGGAAAGACGACAAGTAAAGAACTTATCTCTGCCGTATTGGCTGAGAAGTTTAATGTACATCATACGGAGGCGAACTATAACAACGACGTGGGTGTGCCTCGTACGTTGTTGGGTATTCGTCCAGAACATGAGATTGCAGTTATCGAGATGGGGGCTTCTCATCCAGGTGACATTGAAAAACTCGTTACTTACGTAGAACCAACTTGCGGTTTGATTACCAACGTAGGCCGTGCACATCTGCAAGGATTTGGTAGTTTTGAGGGCGTTAAGCGAACGAAGGGCGAACTCTATGATTACCTCAAAGCACACGATTCTCTGCTTTTCCTTAATGAGAGCAATCCTGACTTGACAGAGATGGCAGAGCAACGTGAGTTTGATCGTATCATAACTTACGGACAGGACGATACCGCTGACGTGCAAGGTAACGTTGTTAGTTGTGCTCCGTGTTTGAAGTTTGAATGGCAGTCATCAAGCCTTAACACCCCTCATCCCTCACCCACCACATACGAAGTGCAAACCCATCTCATTGGTTCTTACAACTTAGATAATATGTTGGCAGCCATAGCTATTGGTCTTCACTTTGGTGTTACGCCACAGCAAATCAACTATGCTTTGGAGAACTATGTGCCTCATAACAATCGTTCTCAGCTAACGGAGACTGCGCATAACAAGCTTATTGTGGATGCTTACAATGCTAATCCATCTAGTATGGCTGCTGCGATAGAGAACTTCCAACTAATGGAGGTAGAGAATAAGATGGCTATCCTCGGTGATATGCGTGAGCTTGGAGATGCGTCTGCAGAAGAACATCAGAAGGTTGTTGACCTATTAAAGACTACGGATATTCGTAATGTGTGGCTTGTTGGAGAGGAGTTTGAGAAGACAAAGACCGATTTCCGCAAGTTCCATGACATTGATGGTGTGAAAGCAGAGATAGCTCTTCATCGTCCTGAGAATCATTATATCTTGATAAAAGGTAGTAATGGCATCAAGCTTTTTGAGCTTCCAGCCTTGCTCTAA
- a CDS encoding ComEA family DNA-binding protein: MKFQSLFYLHKSDRKVIFILLLFIICCLGLIIFVGNQTTETSDVKNDSVSNRKSTSFSHKEQLPEVVTPEGRHLFPFDPNTATAEELQKLGLAPYQVRNIIKYRSKGGVYRSPMDFARLYGLTRKQYRELEPYITIGDDYEPASTLASVQSYIAQKEADKQAAHAAYEAYKAQNTYKPNKGYDRDTLRYPVKLKVGEHINLAIADTTQLKKVPGIGSGWARAIVNYGKRLGGYVVVGQLQEIEGFPEEALPYFSVVNPHTEKINLNTATLPQLRKHPYMNFYQARAICDYRRLKGKLTNLSQLHLLKDFTPETIERLRPYVAF; encoded by the coding sequence ATGAAATTCCAATCTTTATTCTATCTTCATAAGTCTGATAGGAAAGTAATCTTCATATTATTGCTGTTCATTATCTGTTGTCTGGGTTTGATAATCTTTGTTGGGAATCAAACAACGGAGACTTCCGACGTGAAAAACGATAGCGTAAGCAATAGAAAGTCCACATCTTTTTCTCATAAAGAGCAACTTCCTGAAGTTGTGACGCCAGAAGGACGACACCTTTTTCCCTTCGATCCGAATACAGCTACTGCTGAAGAGTTGCAGAAGTTAGGACTAGCTCCTTATCAAGTACGCAATATCATCAAGTATCGTTCAAAGGGAGGAGTCTATCGTTCACCAATGGACTTTGCTCGTCTTTATGGACTTACACGCAAGCAGTATCGGGAGTTGGAACCTTATATCACAATTGGTGACGATTACGAACCAGCTTCCACGCTTGCTTCTGTACAATCCTATATCGCCCAGAAGGAGGCTGACAAGCAGGCTGCGCATGCGGCTTATGAAGCTTATAAAGCACAAAATACGTATAAACCGAACAAAGGGTATGATCGTGACACCCTCCGTTATCCAGTTAAACTAAAGGTGGGGGAACATATTAACCTCGCTATAGCTGATACAACGCAATTGAAGAAGGTGCCTGGTATAGGCTCTGGGTGGGCTCGTGCGATTGTCAATTATGGTAAACGTTTAGGTGGATACGTTGTTGTAGGACAATTACAAGAGATAGAGGGCTTTCCAGAAGAGGCCTTGCCTTACTTCTCCGTGGTCAATCCACATACGGAAAAGATTAATCTTAATACTGCAACCCTTCCACAACTTCGTAAGCATCCTTATATGAATTTCTATCAAGCAAGGGCTATCTGCGACTATCGAAGACTGAAAGGAAAACTAACAAATCTATCCCAACTCCACCTGTTAAAGGACTTTACGCCAGAAACTATCGAACGTTTGCGTCCGTATGTAGCGTTTTAA